The genomic window TCCTGAATCGAAGCCGGATAGAGCTGAGATACCTACTGCTCCGGATATTGCAGCACTGGTGAGCAGTTACAAAGGCGATGCGCCGATCGCTCAGGGAGAAGATTTCGACCCTTCTCCGACGAATATTGAAAAAAGAACTAAAAGGGGCCAGGAGCCCAATTCTATCAAATATGCATTGCTACCTAAGCTCACCAAAGGCAATCTCGTCAATGCAAGCGTACAACTGCGTTTGGGTGACGAAAAAAGCCTGAATGGTAAGTCGATGATCAGTGATGTCGCTACCGAAATGCTGGACCGGGGCACTACCACCAAGACCAGACAAGAGATCAAGGATGCTTTCGACAGACTGAAAGCAAGGGTGAATTTCTACGGAGGAGGAGCCAATGTCAATGCCAGTATCCAGACGACCAGAGAAAATCTACCTGAAGTCCTGCGTCTCGTAGCTGATGTTCTCAAGAATCCGGAGTACAGCCAGAAAGAATTTGAAGAGCTGAAGAATGAACGACTCGCTCAGATCGAGGAGATGAAATCCGATCCTCAGTCACTCGTGTCCAATGCCTATTCCAGACACCTCAATCCATATCCTAAGGGAGATCCTCGTTATGTCAGCACACCGGACGAAGAGATCGCCGACCTGAAAAATCTGCAGCTACAGGATGTGAAGGACTTCCATAAGAATTATTATGGAGCAACCAACGCCACTATGGCTGTCGTAGGCGATTTTGACGAGGCAGAAATCAAAAGCATCATTCACAATGAATTCGGCAGCTGGAAGTCAGCTACACCGTATAAGCACCTCGCAGATCCTTACGTTGCTGTCAAGCCGACCAATATAAATTTGGAGACACCGGACAAAGCAAACGCGATGTTTCTGGCAGGATGCAATCTGGAAATCAAAGATTCAGATCCTGATTACGCAGCGATGTTGCTGGGCAATTATATCCTTGGAGGAGGCTTCCTCAACAGCAGGCTGGCTACGCGTATCAGGCAGAAAGAAGGATTGTCCTATGGTGTGGGATCACAATTCAACGCCAACGCTGTTGACAAGTCCGGAGGATTTACAGCTTATGCCATATATGCACCTGAAAACCGAGACAAGCTCGAACAAGCATTCAAAGAAGAAATAGATCGCATGCTCAAAGACGGTTTTACTGAACAGGAACTCAACGATGCCCGCAACGGGATGCTCCAGTCACGCCAGGTGAGCCGATCGCAGGATAACCAGCTGGCATCTATGCTCAACAACATGTTGGACTTAGATCGCACCCTGCAGTTTACCGAGCAACTTGAAAATCAAATACGCGCACTCAAAGTAGACGATCTCAATGCAGCGATGAGGAAGCACGTAGACATCAACAAGATCAGCTTCTTCAAAGGCGGAGACTTTGCCAACAAACTGAAGAAGCCTTAATACGGCAATTTTGTTTGACTCATAAAAAACCGGGTGGCAATCAATACTAATTTGGTTGCCATCTTTTTTTAGTGGTGTCCGGGAGTACCCCTTGCGAGGCAAGGGTCGCCGTCCTGCGTGGTTCGCTATTCGCTCCGTCAGCCGAGTGCGGCTGACCTGCTGCGCAGCACTCCGGCCGGCTCACTCGAAGGAAAGAAGTCTGAGAAAATAATCCTGAATCCACCCGGCAAAATGAGACAAAATCCTCCTTATATTTGCTTGTCAAAGCTCAAACCGCCCTTAAAAATGAAAGGAAACCCTGGTCACATAGAAGATATCTACGCCATAAAATACATACGCCATAATGGCGTATATATTTTATGGCGTAGATAAAGATGTTAGCAGAAATCTAAAAAAACAATATGAACTCAATTTTATTAGATAATCAAATAATTAATGCACTTACCTTACTTGAATTTAGAGTAATTAAAGCTAATAATCTTGGTTATTATGATATTAATAGAAAAATCCAAGGGTATCTAGGTAAAATTATTGATGTTGTGTACTTTGAAGGAAGGCAAGAAACTATTGAACTAGATAAAATTCAAGCCAATTATCCTGCAATAGATTTGGCGAATTACAATAAAAAAACAGTTTATCAAATTACATCAGAAACGAACACCGATAAAATTTACGAAACCTTATCTAAATTCACTAAATTAGAAGAATTTGAAACTGGCAAACTTGGTGAGATTAGATTTTTAATTTTGAATAAAATCAGCTACACACCAAAAGTTTTGAAAAACATAGCGGATAAATTTAATGAAAAAGGATTGTTATTTTCAAATAGCACTTTAATGACCATCCCAATGTTGGAAAATGAAATATCCAAGTTAAGTAATATCAAAAAAGAACTTTTAGTGAGCTTGTTAAATGAAGAATTGCAAAATCCTGACAAAAATTTACAATTTGCAACACTTAAAGACATTGAAGATTTAAAAGACCTTTATGGAAAATATAGATTTAAAGATATTGGTAGAATTGAAGATGCAAATGATGAGAGACACTCCCAAAAATTAGCAGAAATTCTCGGGATTGACGTTGAAGAGCTCGAAATGCTTGACTATGATATACAATTCATTGATAATGATAATGGTGTTAACTCGACAATTTATGTATTTAAACCTGATGATGATACAGCAGGAATAATTACAAGAATCGATGGAATAAATGATAATAAAATTGAAATTTTTGATTGGGAGTGGTACGATGAAGAAGAAAATAAATAGAAATCTGATAACAATGCACTGGACGTACAGACTTGCTATCGCTGCGTCCGTAGCCAGTGCTAGACCGTTAGCTCTCATTAAAAAAAAATGAAATACCCAGAATTAAATAAACTCAGAGCAATAAAAGATGATTCTTCGATTGAAGAAATTATACAAGCATTTAAAGACATTAAAAGCTTCTATTGTAATTTTCCAACAGTACCTGAAAAATCATATTTATTTCGAACAAGATTAGGTGATAAAAAGCTTGAGCCAAAGGATAGTTCCGAATTATCATACAATCCCAATAAAGAATATGTGGGAATCGGAAGGGCTAATCCAAAGAAATACCCTGTTTTTTATGGTTGCACACATCCCTATTTTAGTAGGGAAGAACAAACAACTGCTATCAATTTAGCATTAAGGGAAGGTTCTGGAATTTTTAGAACACCCAAATTAGTTAATGAATATGAAATTGGCTGCTTTAGCAGATGGACTACGACCAAACCACTAAGATGTATTGCTTTTTTTAATCATGATTATGGAGAAAATGCAAATGAGCTCATATTAAAATATAAAGAGGATTTTAGAAAAGATATTTTTGAGAATTCTCCTTTACCCGAAAGAGATTGGGAAATCCATAAAATTATAGCAAGCTATTTTGCAAAAGAGTTCAATGAGAATGACCCGAACAAATATAGATTAAGTTCATTCCTCTCAAAAAATTATTTTGAAAAGGGATTTGATGGAATTATTTTTCCGTCTGTAATTGGTAATGCAAAAGGAATGAATATTGCTATTAAGTATTCAGCAGCAGATTCTTTGAAATTAGATTATGTTGCCCAAATAGTGAATGTGAAAAAGAATGGCTTGTTTAGTACGATATACGTAAAACAGGCAAAGAACATTAAAGAGAATATAATTGAGCATTGGGAAAATGCAAAATAAAAAAACGAGAGCTAACAAAGTATATGACGGCCATGCCCAGCAAAAGCTGGTCACTCCGCATATACGAGAGCGTTGTGTCTCATTGAAATAAAAGAAGTACCATGAACGACTTAATTCATACAAAATTTAAAGAAGCAAATCAAAAGCTTGAAAATGGGGATATAATAGAATTTGGAAAATGTTTGATAGATTTATATGCTAATCTTACATGTAATTGTTATTTCCGAGACCAAAAAGAAGTTGATTATGAAAGGCAACTAGAGTTAGTTTGCAAACACAGTGGAAATCAAAATAATTTTTATTTAAATCTGGCAAAAGGATTTATCTATTTGAGAATAAAAAATGAAAAAGAAGCGTATACATACTTAACTAAAGCAATTGAAATAGACAGTTCCTGTGATGTACCTTATTCGCTTCGAGCCTCAATTGAACCTGAAATCAATGCGTTATATGAAGAAGATGCTAAAACGGCTGTTCTTCTAAATCCATCAGCAAGGAACTATTTTGATTTAGCAAATTCTTATGATTACAAAAACGATGAGTCAGGCTTAAAAAATTCTTCAATCTATTTTGGTAAAGCAATAAGCTTAAGACCTGACTTCGCATGTGCTTATAATAATCGAGCAATAAGATTACAAAGCAACAAGGATTTACAAGGTGCTGTTAATGATTATATGAAATGTATCGAAGTTGATAAAAAACATTGGGCATATTATCAACTTTGGTTCTGTTTGGACGAATTGAAAAGATATGATGAAGCACTAAAATATATAGAAATTGGGGCAAAAGTTCATTCAGACGATATCAGTTACCAATTCGGACTTGGAGTTGCTAATACAAGAATTGGAAACTATGAAGCTGCAATAAAACTTTATGAAAGATATTTAAAAGATAACCCCAAAAATTCAAGTGCTTTGGGAAATATTGAAATCTGCAAAAAAAATATTAAAAATCAAATTCTCATCAATGCTAAGGAATCATATAAAGTAAGAGATTACAAACAAGCAAATGACTTATTTGAAAAATACATTGAAGACGAGACTGATTTAAATGAAGATGATTTATATTTATATCTGCTCTCAATGCTAAAGAACAATAATTCTGAGACATCACTAGATAATACTAATCAAATATATAATAGGTTGAATACCTTGAAATCTTCATATTCTCAGAAATTAGAAAATGAAGATGAATTAACTGAAGAAGAAGAAAATGCTAATAAATTAATGGAGTATCAATCAAATTATAGGGTTGGGTTTGGAAACTATGAAGGGCAAAATCTTTCATCAATTATTAACGAAGACCCAGAATATGTATTATGGTGCATTATTAATCTTGACCATTTCTCAATAAATAAGGCATTGTTTTTAAATCCTAAATTAAGGAACGAACCGCTTTTCTTATCAGCCTTGGAGCACAATTTAATTAAAGAACAAATTATTGAAAAATGGACACCAGGTGATGATGATTACGACTATGGTAGTCGTGATGAATACTATGACGACTATCATGATTACGAGAGAGATACTTTTGACGCTTTAACAGATGGTCAATTAGGTGATTGGGATGAATTTGGGGGCGATATTGATGATATAATGACATGGCTCGGAAGATAACAACGAGCCACAACATTTTGTATAAATAATGGCAGGCAAAGTGCTAAATATCAAGGTTTGTAGCCCGCTCAAACTTCTTACCGGTTTAACAGGAAAGAAGCCCTCAATCTGCCACTACTCATACAATTTACCGTATATGCACCTGAAAACCGAGACAAGCTCGAACAAGCATTCAAAGAAGAAATAGAGCGCATGCTCAAAGACGGTTTTACTGAACAGGAACTCAACGATGCCCGCAACGGGATGCTTCAGTCACGCCAGGTGAGCCGATCGCAGGATAACCAGCTGGCATCTATGCTCAACAACATGTTGGACTTGGATCGCACCATGCAGTTTACCGAGCAACTTGAAAATCAAATACGCGCACTCAAAGTGGACGATCTCAATGCAGCGATGAGGAAGCACGTAGACATC from Saprospiraceae bacterium includes these protein-coding regions:
- a CDS encoding insulinase family protein — translated: MPLLIQFTVYAPENRDKLEQAFKEEIERMLKDGFTEQELNDARNGMLQSRQVSRSQDNQLASMLNNMLDLDRTMQFTEQLENQIRALKVDDLNAAMRKHVDINKISFFKGGDFANKLKKP
- a CDS encoding SMEK domain-containing protein → MNSILLDNQIINALTLLEFRVIKANNLGYYDINRKIQGYLGKIIDVVYFEGRQETIELDKIQANYPAIDLANYNKKTVYQITSETNTDKIYETLSKFTKLEEFETGKLGEIRFLILNKISYTPKVLKNIADKFNEKGLLFSNSTLMTIPMLENEISKLSNIKKELLVSLLNEELQNPDKNLQFATLKDIEDLKDLYGKYRFKDIGRIEDANDERHSQKLAEILGIDVEELEMLDYDIQFIDNDNGVNSTIYVFKPDDDTAGIITRIDGINDNKIEIFDWEWYDEEENK
- a CDS encoding insulinase family protein yields the protein MKATDSAISISPDGKVTGQTKSPASNMSKPAAMGTAKKIASVEGITEYQLDNGLKVLLYPDNSKQTITVNITYLVGSRHEGYGETGMAHLLEHMVFKGTPNHPDIPNELTKHGARPNGTTWYDRTNYFETFSASEENLRWALDLESDRMINSFIAKKDLDKEMSVVRNEFEMGENDPSGVLLERVLSTAFLWQNYGQSTIGARSDIENVPIERLQDFYRKYYQPDNAVLTVAGKINEEKTLQLVTEYFGKLARPTRQLIPTYTAEPTQDGERSVSLRRVGDVQALACMYHIPPGSHPHAAAMDVLTEIMTADGSGRMYKSLIETKKASSQFGWCATLKEPGFTYFGAQVRKESSLEEAKNTMLKTLDEVISTPVTKEEVERAKGTLLKDFELLLRNTERVGTAISEFIGMGDWRLAFIYRDNLRNTKPEDVQLAAISYLKPSNRTIGMFYPESKPDRAEIPTAPDIAALVSSYKGDAPIAQGEDFDPSPTNIEKRTKRGQEPNSIKYALLPKLTKGNLVNASVQLRLGDEKSLNGKSMISDVATEMLDRGTTTKTRQEIKDAFDRLKARVNFYGGGANVNASIQTTRENLPEVLRLVADVLKNPEYSQKEFEELKNERLAQIEEMKSDPQSLVSNAYSRHLNPYPKGDPRYVSTPDEEIADLKNLQLQDVKDFHKNYYGATNATMAVVGDFDEAEIKSIIHNEFGSWKSATPYKHLADPYVAVKPTNINLETPDKANAMFLAGCNLEIKDSDPDYAAMLLGNYILGGGFLNSRLATRIRQKEGLSYGVGSQFNANAVDKSGGFTAYAIYAPENRDKLEQAFKEEIDRMLKDGFTEQELNDARNGMLQSRQVSRSQDNQLASMLNNMLDLDRTLQFTEQLENQIRALKVDDLNAAMRKHVDINKISFFKGGDFANKLKKP
- a CDS encoding tetratricopeptide repeat protein; the protein is MNDLIHTKFKEANQKLENGDIIEFGKCLIDLYANLTCNCYFRDQKEVDYERQLELVCKHSGNQNNFYLNLAKGFIYLRIKNEKEAYTYLTKAIEIDSSCDVPYSLRASIEPEINALYEEDAKTAVLLNPSARNYFDLANSYDYKNDESGLKNSSIYFGKAISLRPDFACAYNNRAIRLQSNKDLQGAVNDYMKCIEVDKKHWAYYQLWFCLDELKRYDEALKYIEIGAKVHSDDISYQFGLGVANTRIGNYEAAIKLYERYLKDNPKNSSALGNIEICKKNIKNQILINAKESYKVRDYKQANDLFEKYIEDETDLNEDDLYLYLLSMLKNNNSETSLDNTNQIYNRLNTLKSSYSQKLENEDELTEEEENANKLMEYQSNYRVGFGNYEGQNLSSIINEDPEYVLWCIINLDHFSINKALFLNPKLRNEPLFLSALEHNLIKEQIIEKWTPGDDDYDYGSRDEYYDDYHDYERDTFDALTDGQLGDWDEFGGDIDDIMTWLGR